A genomic segment from Streptosporangium roseum DSM 43021 encodes:
- a CDS encoding SMI1/KNR4 family protein translates to MTTIDELVRLVPPPTEPVDARGDWSEVEAALGLELPADFKTLVERYGRGQFVDLITPLTPFGAHDLLIQRAQQLLGRERSFREKYPDECPYPFYPEPGGLLEWAGTDNGDSLCWLTEGEPDSWRVVVWNPRSVAYDAHDIGAVEFLHGWLSGRITTPILPGEVEASPWFEPFLEREHVYIRLSESESPYHERLRILRDALAPTADRGSYSDEDDHGDEDDARQDHFAATDLGWLLTYETVYGHQIRVAFPPGDGERARVALFDAARRMGCQVLSTTTRLGEPVWT, encoded by the coding sequence ATGACGACGATCGATGAGTTGGTCCGCCTTGTGCCGCCGCCCACGGAACCGGTCGATGCGCGGGGCGACTGGAGTGAGGTCGAGGCCGCCCTCGGGCTTGAGCTGCCCGCTGACTTCAAGACGCTCGTCGAGCGATACGGGCGCGGCCAGTTCGTTGACCTCATCACGCCGCTGACCCCGTTCGGCGCTCACGACCTGCTGATCCAGCGCGCTCAGCAGCTGCTTGGCAGGGAGAGGTCTTTCCGTGAGAAGTATCCCGACGAATGCCCCTACCCCTTCTACCCGGAACCCGGTGGGCTGCTGGAGTGGGCCGGCACCGACAACGGTGATTCGCTCTGCTGGCTGACCGAGGGAGAACCGGACAGCTGGCGCGTCGTGGTCTGGAATCCGCGCAGCGTCGCCTACGACGCGCATGACATCGGCGCGGTGGAGTTCCTCCACGGCTGGCTGAGCGGGCGGATCACCACGCCGATATTGCCCGGCGAGGTCGAGGCGTCGCCGTGGTTCGAGCCGTTTCTCGAGCGCGAACACGTCTACATCAGGCTGTCCGAGAGCGAGTCGCCCTACCACGAGCGGCTGCGGATCCTGCGTGACGCGCTCGCGCCCACGGCGGACCGAGGCAGCTACAGCGACGAAGACGATCACGGCGACGAGGACGATGCCCGGCAGGACCACTTCGCCGCCACGGACCTCGGCTGGCTGCTGACCTACGAGACGGTCTACGGCCACCAGATCCGGGTCGCCTTCCCGCCCGGAGACGGAGAGAGGGCTCGCGTCGCCCTGTTCGACGCGGCCCGCCGTATGGGCTGCCAGGTGTTGTCGACGACGACGCGCCTCGGAGAGCCTGTCTGGACCTGA
- a CDS encoding carboxylate-amine ligase: MTATVDASDPPTFDALCPLVGVEEEYLVVDPSTRAVAPEAAGVVERAAAELGEQVSTEITRFQVEAKTPPCADISELEGRLRRMRSAMAAAARAGGLAVVASGTPVLGEVVPPPITDHPRYDVGIDTYRALHDEQSICAGHVHVHLPDRERAVLVSNHLRPWLPVLIALMANSPFWAGRDTGYASWRTLSWGKWPVAGPPPYFASLAEFEELIGTLTGAGVLVDPGTIFWDIRPSARLPTLEVRVTDVPATAEESALLAAVVRALVVVSLERVDSGDPGPRLSAELLRAAYWQAARDGLEGQGIDPLTGRLAPAAELCEALLRHIGPSLERTGDLETVTARLKRLRAAGSGAARQRAAHDRRGRPADVVDHLIGHLVDQEGSGMWG, from the coding sequence ATGACGGCGACCGTGGACGCATCGGATCCACCGACCTTCGACGCGCTCTGCCCCCTGGTGGGGGTCGAGGAGGAGTATCTGGTCGTCGACCCGTCGACGCGGGCGGTGGCGCCGGAGGCGGCCGGGGTGGTGGAGCGTGCCGCCGCCGAGCTGGGCGAGCAGGTGAGCACGGAGATCACCAGGTTCCAGGTGGAGGCCAAGACGCCGCCGTGCGCCGACATCTCCGAGCTGGAGGGACGGCTACGGCGGATGCGGTCGGCGATGGCCGCCGCGGCTCGGGCCGGAGGGCTGGCGGTGGTCGCCTCGGGCACGCCGGTGCTGGGCGAGGTCGTCCCGCCGCCGATCACCGACCACCCGCGTTACGACGTGGGGATCGACACCTACCGGGCGCTCCACGACGAGCAGAGCATCTGCGCGGGACACGTCCACGTGCACCTGCCCGACCGCGAGCGGGCGGTGCTGGTCAGCAACCACCTGCGGCCGTGGTTGCCGGTGCTCATCGCGCTGATGGCCAACTCCCCGTTCTGGGCGGGCCGTGACACCGGATACGCGAGCTGGCGGACGCTGAGCTGGGGGAAGTGGCCGGTGGCCGGGCCGCCGCCGTACTTCGCCTCCCTGGCCGAGTTCGAGGAGCTGATCGGCACGCTGACCGGGGCCGGGGTGCTGGTGGACCCGGGGACGATCTTCTGGGACATCCGGCCCTCGGCGCGGCTGCCGACGCTGGAGGTCCGGGTGACCGACGTGCCGGCCACCGCCGAGGAGTCCGCGCTGCTCGCGGCCGTGGTGCGGGCACTGGTGGTGGTGTCGCTGGAGCGGGTGGACTCCGGTGACCCCGGCCCGCGCCTGTCGGCCGAGCTGCTACGGGCCGCCTACTGGCAGGCGGCCCGTGACGGCCTGGAGGGACAGGGGATCGACCCGCTCACCGGCCGCCTGGCCCCCGCCGCCGAGCTGTGCGAGGCGCTGCTGCGGCACATCGGCCCGTCCCTGGAGCGGACCGGCGACCTGGAGACGGTGACCGCGCGGCTGAAGCGGCTGCGCGCCGCCGGCAGCGGGGCGGCGCGTCAGCGGGCGGCCCACGATCGCCGTGGGCGGCCCGCCGACGTGGTCGACCACCTGATCGGGCATCTGGTGGATCAGGAGGGCTCGGGGATGTGGGGCTGA
- a CDS encoding carboxymuconolactone decarboxylase family protein, with amino-acid sequence MPHITLNSDAPGIRGLFMFRPETARPLNELVEVLLRQESTLSRGERELIAAYVSALNECRYCFSSHAAYAAAQLPEGMALVEQVRADLGAAPVSEKLRALLAIAAAVQQSGQKVSEQEIAAARETGATDLEIHDTVLIAAAFCMFNRYVDGLATIAPDDPASYTARAQRIVSDGYLALLAESQRQT; translated from the coding sequence ATGCCCCACATCACGCTCAACTCGGACGCGCCGGGAATCCGGGGCCTGTTCATGTTCCGCCCGGAGACCGCCCGTCCACTGAACGAGCTGGTGGAGGTGCTGCTCCGGCAGGAGAGCACCCTGTCGCGCGGGGAGCGGGAACTGATCGCCGCTTACGTGTCGGCGCTGAACGAGTGCCGATACTGCTTCTCCTCGCACGCCGCCTACGCGGCCGCGCAGCTGCCCGAGGGGATGGCGCTGGTGGAGCAGGTCCGTGCGGATCTCGGGGCCGCGCCGGTCTCGGAGAAGCTGAGGGCACTGCTGGCCATCGCGGCCGCGGTCCAGCAGAGCGGGCAGAAGGTCTCCGAGCAGGAGATCGCCGCCGCCCGCGAGACGGGCGCGACGGATCTGGAGATCCACGACACGGTGCTGATCGCGGCGGCGTTCTGCATGTTCAACCGCTACGTCGACGGCCTGGCCACGATCGCCCCCGACGACCCGGCCTCCTACACCGCACGGGCACAGCGGATCGTCTCAGACGGTTACCTGGCGTTGCTGGCCGAATCGCAGCGCCAGACCTGA
- a CDS encoding NAD(P)-binding domain-containing protein has translation MTTGSGEHIHRYLIIGAGPGGLQISYFLQRAGADYLTLEREAEPGGFFRHYPRHRRLISLNKVHTGEKDPEIALRWDWNSLLNDAPGLLFPRYSQEYFPSPEDLLRYLADFQREHELNVRFSTAVDRVEKVDGVFVVHTAGEVFRAECLIMATGWGGPNIPDIPGIELAVGYEDMSTAPEDFTDKRVLIIGKGNSAFETAQAILGHAAVVHLASPRPVRFAWTSKHPGDVRGQYGALLDSYWFKTLHGVLECQIDRLWREGDRFKAEITYTLAEGEQALLEYDTVLRCTGFTMSTALFDDSCRPELAPNGRIPAIGPDFQSTNVDGLYFAGTLMQGRDFKGASSAFIDGFRYNLRTLARLLDERYGQVPLDHRLLPVDADQLTATMLERVNYSSALWTQFEYLCDVYVVDQATGRIRHYADLPEDYAVDRFAEHPLYFTLTLRWGRGDYGDVFAIQRHPTPDRAHESAFLHPVVRAWNHREMVAEQHLLEDLLAVWRHPVRHVQPLRAFLTSRLTPPAEAPDSAQPHIPEPS, from the coding sequence ATGACGACGGGATCCGGCGAGCACATCCACCGTTACCTGATCATCGGGGCCGGACCCGGCGGTCTGCAGATCAGCTACTTCCTGCAGCGTGCCGGCGCCGACTACCTCACCCTGGAGCGGGAGGCCGAGCCGGGAGGCTTCTTCCGCCACTACCCGCGCCACCGCAGGCTGATCTCGCTGAACAAGGTCCACACGGGTGAGAAGGATCCGGAGATCGCCCTGCGCTGGGACTGGAACTCCCTGCTCAACGACGCGCCCGGCCTGCTGTTCCCCCGCTACTCGCAGGAGTACTTCCCCTCCCCGGAGGACCTGCTGCGCTACCTGGCCGACTTCCAGCGGGAGCACGAGCTCAACGTGCGCTTCTCCACCGCCGTCGACCGGGTCGAGAAGGTGGACGGGGTCTTCGTCGTGCACACCGCGGGCGAGGTGTTCCGCGCCGAATGCCTGATCATGGCGACGGGCTGGGGCGGGCCCAACATCCCCGACATCCCGGGGATCGAGCTGGCTGTCGGATATGAGGACATGTCGACCGCCCCGGAGGATTTCACCGACAAGCGGGTGCTGATCATCGGCAAGGGCAACTCGGCGTTCGAGACCGCCCAGGCCATTCTCGGCCATGCCGCCGTCGTCCACCTGGCCAGCCCGCGTCCGGTCCGGTTCGCGTGGACGAGCAAACACCCCGGCGACGTGCGCGGCCAGTACGGCGCGCTGCTGGACAGCTACTGGTTCAAGACCCTGCACGGCGTGCTGGAATGCCAGATCGACCGGCTCTGGCGGGAGGGCGACCGGTTCAAGGCGGAGATCACCTACACCCTCGCCGAGGGCGAGCAGGCACTGCTGGAGTACGACACGGTGCTGCGATGCACCGGCTTCACCATGAGCACCGCCCTCTTCGACGACTCCTGCCGGCCCGAACTCGCCCCGAACGGGCGGATCCCGGCGATCGGCCCCGACTTCCAGTCGACGAACGTCGACGGCCTGTACTTCGCCGGCACCCTGATGCAGGGCCGCGACTTCAAGGGCGCGTCCTCGGCGTTCATCGACGGGTTCCGCTACAACCTGCGCACCCTGGCCCGCCTGCTCGACGAACGGTACGGACAGGTCCCGCTCGACCACCGGCTGCTGCCGGTCGACGCCGACCAGCTGACCGCCACCATGCTGGAGCGGGTGAACTACAGCTCGGCGCTGTGGACCCAGTTCGAATACCTGTGTGACGTGTACGTGGTCGACCAGGCCACCGGCCGGATCCGGCACTACGCGGACCTGCCGGAGGACTACGCGGTCGACCGGTTCGCGGAGCATCCCCTGTACTTCACCCTCACCCTGCGGTGGGGGCGCGGCGACTACGGTGACGTGTTCGCCATTCAGCGGCACCCGACCCCCGACCGGGCACACGAGAGCGCCTTCCTCCACCCCGTCGTCCGGGCCTGGAACCATCGCGAGATGGTCGCCGAACAGCACCTGCTGGAGGACCTGCTCGCCGTGTGGCGTCACCCGGTCCGGCACGTGCAGCCGCTACGCGCGTTCCTGACCTCCCGGCTCACGCCCCCGGCGGAGGCGCCGGACTCCGCTCAGCCCCACATCCCCGAGCCCTCCTGA
- a CDS encoding TetR/AcrR family transcriptional regulator → MRPENNPVGQNSRSFIETARRAQIVASAIEVIAEHGFAGASLARIAEHAGISKGVISYHFTGKDELMEEVVSQVYADTVRYILARMEGQETATALLRTQIIAGAQHMREHRAQVKALGEIFSNLRLPDGRPRYGVAASEELFQSLEHIYRLGQQSGEFRPFDVRVMAVSHLAAMDNMFAYWSAHPEHDLEAHARELADLFEHAVGARKTRS, encoded by the coding sequence ATGCGGCCAGAAAATAATCCAGTGGGCCAAAATTCGAGGTCGTTCATCGAGACGGCCCGCCGGGCGCAGATCGTCGCCTCCGCCATAGAGGTGATCGCCGAGCACGGGTTCGCCGGCGCCTCACTGGCCCGCATCGCCGAACACGCGGGGATCAGCAAGGGCGTCATCTCCTACCACTTCACCGGCAAGGACGAGCTGATGGAGGAGGTGGTCAGCCAGGTCTACGCCGACACCGTGCGATACATCCTGGCCAGGATGGAGGGCCAGGAGACCGCGACCGCGCTGCTCAGGACCCAGATCATCGCCGGTGCCCAGCACATGCGCGAGCACCGCGCCCAGGTCAAGGCGCTGGGCGAGATCTTCTCCAACCTGCGCCTGCCGGACGGCAGGCCCCGCTACGGGGTCGCCGCGAGCGAGGAGCTGTTCCAGTCGCTGGAGCACATCTACCGCCTCGGACAGCAGAGCGGCGAGTTCAGGCCGTTCGACGTCCGCGTCATGGCCGTCAGCCACCTGGCGGCCATGGACAACATGTTCGCCTACTGGTCCGCGCACCCCGAGCACGATCTCGAAGCGCACGCCCGCGAGCTGGCCGACCTCTTCGAACACGCCGTCGGCGCGCGGAAGACCCGTTCGTGA
- a CDS encoding TrmH family RNA methyltransferase encodes MPGREHDSGAKRGSRARTRGPLAAAPPPAQATRPGRVPKVTARNALFQQWQALLTNRTKRQRTGEFLIHGVRPITLAVEHGWPLRTLLYPAGQRLSAWARRLIDDSGVPLAEVAPELLWELGERESETPELIAVGALLPDDLDRLRPGPGFLGVAFDRPGNPGNIGTLVRSADAFGAAGLIVTGHAADVYDPKSVRASTGSLFSLPVVRRPSPDDVLDWVGAQRDGGLPIRIVGTDESGSTPISGCDLTVPTLLVVGNETAGMSARWREMCDEVVRIPMGGAASSLNAASAGTLVLYEAARQRGFPATIQ; translated from the coding sequence GTGCCGGGCAGAGAACACGACAGCGGAGCGAAGCGGGGCAGTCGCGCCAGGACGCGCGGGCCCCTCGCGGCCGCGCCGCCTCCCGCACAGGCCACCCGGCCCGGGCGGGTGCCGAAGGTCACCGCCCGCAACGCGCTCTTCCAGCAGTGGCAGGCCCTGCTGACCAACCGCACCAAGCGCCAGCGCACCGGGGAGTTCCTCATCCACGGCGTGCGGCCCATCACGCTGGCCGTCGAGCACGGCTGGCCGCTGCGCACCCTGCTGTACCCGGCCGGCCAGCGGCTGTCGGCGTGGGCGCGGCGCCTGATCGACGACAGCGGCGTCCCGCTCGCCGAGGTCGCCCCCGAGCTGCTGTGGGAGCTGGGCGAGCGGGAGTCGGAGACGCCCGAGCTGATCGCGGTCGGGGCGCTGCTCCCCGACGACCTCGACCGGCTGCGGCCGGGGCCGGGCTTCCTGGGAGTGGCCTTCGACCGCCCCGGCAATCCGGGCAACATCGGCACGCTGGTGCGTTCGGCCGACGCCTTCGGCGCCGCGGGCCTGATCGTGACCGGTCACGCCGCCGACGTCTACGATCCCAAGTCGGTGCGGGCGAGCACCGGATCGCTGTTCAGCCTGCCGGTGGTGCGCCGGCCCTCGCCGGACGACGTGCTCGACTGGGTCGGCGCGCAGCGCGACGGGGGGCTGCCGATCAGGATCGTGGGCACCGACGAGAGCGGCTCGACGCCGATCTCCGGGTGCGACCTCACCGTCCCCACCCTGCTGGTGGTCGGCAACGAGACCGCGGGCATGAGCGCGCGCTGGCGTGAGATGTGCGACGAGGTCGTGCGGATCCCGATGGGGGGTGCCGCCAGCTCGCTCAACGCGGCCTCGGCCGGCACCCTCGTGCTGTACGAGGCCGCCCGGCAGCGCGGCTTTCCCGCCACGATCCAGTGA
- a CDS encoding nuclear transport factor 2 family protein: MSEDPKITLARDSYDALAKGDLDHVRDNLLADEVVFHVPGRGPLAGEYRGKDQVLGYLAKFTEMTDGSVRFEPDSIIPGEDRTVVTVRVHGERAGRQLDDRGVHVFRITDGKISERWSYPQDLYNIDAFFE, translated from the coding sequence GTGTCTGAAGATCCCAAAATCACCCTTGCCCGTGACAGCTACGACGCGCTCGCCAAGGGAGACTTGGATCACGTCCGTGACAACCTGCTCGCCGACGAGGTTGTCTTCCATGTTCCGGGCCGAGGCCCTCTGGCCGGTGAATATCGCGGGAAAGACCAGGTGCTGGGCTATCTCGCGAAGTTCACCGAAATGACCGACGGTTCGGTCCGCTTCGAGCCCGATTCCATCATCCCCGGCGAGGACCGCACCGTGGTGACGGTCCGCGTCCACGGAGAGCGCGCCGGCCGGCAGTTGGACGACCGCGGTGTCCACGTGTTCCGCATCACCGACGGCAAGATCAGCGAACGCTGGAGCTACCCGCAGGAC